The Clostridia bacterium genome includes a region encoding these proteins:
- a CDS encoding biotin/lipoyl-containing protein — translation MRKFMINVSGKSYEVEVEEIKDGVSAAPAVQPVPRAAAAPAPAAPKAAPAPAPKAAPAAVPAGASTITAPMPGTILSINVKAGDTVKKGHVLCILEAMKMENEIMAGGEITIASVAITQGDSVNTGQVLFTLA, via the coding sequence ATGAGAAAATTTATGATAAATGTCAGCGGTAAAAGCTATGAGGTTGAAGTAGAAGAAATAAAAGACGGCGTAAGCGCAGCACCTGCAGTTCAGCCTGTACCAAGGGCGGCGGCGGCTCCGGCACCAGCAGCACCAAAAGCTGCTCCAGCACCTGCACCGAAAGCTGCTCCAGCTGCAGTCCCAGCAGGTGCAAGCACAATTACAGCACCAATGCCTGGTACAATCTTGAGTATAAATGTAAAAGCAGGGGACACAGTGAAAAAGGGACATGTTCTTTGCATACTTGAGGCTATGAAAATGGAAAACGAAATAATGGCGGGTGGCGAGATCACAATAGCATCAGTAGCAATAACCCAGGGTGATTCAGTAAATACTGGACAGGTGCTGTTCACATTGGCATAA
- a CDS encoding carboxyl transferase domain-containing protein, translating into MSVDKINDLHSRLDKITEGGGADRVQKQHKAGKLTARERINLLMDQDSFVELDAFIKHRCTEFRMESLEAPAEGVVTGYGTVDGRLVYVYAQDFTVVGGSLGEMHAKKICKVLDLALKMGAPVVGMNDSGGARIQEGVDALSGYGQIFYRNTIASGVIPQISVIMGPCAGGAVYSPALTDFVFMVDKTSQMFITGPQVIKTVTGEEVSAEDLGGAMTHNRVSGVAHFISPDETACIEEIKRLLSFLPSNNMETAPVIETGDDLNRIEESLNTIVPLNANKPYDMKDIIKSIVDNGDFMEVQPYYAQNIITAYARIDGASIGIIANQPKILAGCLDINASDKAGRFIRTCDAFNIPILNLVDVPGFLPGTNQEYGGIIRHGAKMLYAYCEATVPKVTMIVRKAYGGAYLAMCSKDLGADMVFAWPMAEIAVMGPEGAANIIFKKDIENAENPVEARTEKIQEYREKFATPYIAASRGFVDAVIEPSETRQRLASAFEMLASKRESRPAKKHGNLPV; encoded by the coding sequence ATGTCAGTAGATAAAATCAACGATTTACATAGCAGGTTGGACAAGATAACAGAGGGTGGCGGTGCTGATAGAGTACAGAAGCAGCACAAAGCTGGAAAACTCACTGCAAGAGAGAGAATTAACCTGCTGATGGACCAGGACAGCTTTGTGGAGTTAGATGCATTTATAAAGCACAGATGCACAGAGTTCAGAATGGAGTCTTTGGAGGCTCCCGCAGAAGGTGTTGTTACAGGCTATGGTACTGTTGACGGCAGATTGGTGTATGTTTATGCGCAGGATTTCACCGTAGTTGGAGGATCCCTTGGTGAGATGCATGCAAAGAAGATATGCAAGGTATTGGATTTGGCTCTCAAAATGGGAGCACCTGTAGTAGGAATGAATGATTCAGGCGGAGCAAGAATACAGGAAGGTGTTGATGCTCTCTCAGGCTATGGACAGATATTCTACAGAAATACTATAGCATCAGGAGTTATTCCACAGATTTCTGTAATAATGGGGCCATGTGCCGGCGGAGCGGTTTATTCCCCAGCTCTTACCGATTTCGTATTCATGGTTGATAAGACCAGCCAAATGTTCATAACAGGCCCACAGGTAATAAAGACAGTTACAGGAGAAGAGGTTTCAGCGGAAGATCTTGGCGGTGCAATGACTCATAATAGGGTAAGCGGTGTAGCTCATTTCATCAGCCCTGATGAGACAGCTTGTATCGAAGAAATAAAGAGACTTCTAAGCTTCCTGCCTTCAAATAATATGGAGACAGCACCTGTTATTGAAACAGGTGATGATCTTAATAGAATAGAAGAGTCACTGAATACAATAGTTCCACTAAATGCAAATAAGCCTTATGATATGAAGGACATAATAAAATCTATAGTAGACAATGGCGACTTTATGGAAGTCCAGCCTTATTATGCACAGAACATAATTACTGCATATGCCCGAATAGATGGTGCAAGCATAGGGATAATAGCAAACCAGCCTAAGATTCTGGCGGGCTGCTTGGATATAAATGCTTCCGACAAAGCTGGAAGGTTTATAAGAACCTGTGATGCCTTCAATATTCCTATATTAAATCTTGTTGACGTACCAGGCTTCCTGCCGGGAACAAACCAGGAATACGGCGGAATCATAAGGCACGGCGCTAAGATGCTTTATGCATATTGTGAAGCAACAGTGCCTAAGGTTACAATGATTGTAAGAAAAGCATACGGCGGAGCATATCTTGCAATGTGCAGCAAGGATCTTGGAGCTGATATGGTTTTTGCATGGCCGATGGCTGAAATTGCAGTTATGGGACCTGAAGGTGCGGCTAATATCATATTCAAGAAGGATATTGAAAATGCAGAGAATCCTGTAGAAGCTCGTACAGAAAAGATACAGGAATATAGAGAAAAGTTTGCTACACCGTATATAGCAGCAAGCAGAGGCTTTGTTGACGCTGTTATAGAACCTTCGGAAACAAGACAGAGACTTGCAAGTGCCTTCGAAATGCTGGCAAGCAAGAGAGAAAGCAGGCCGGCGAAGAAGCACGGCAACCTCCCGGTATAA
- the mce gene encoding methylmalonyl-CoA epimerase: MLNKVDHIGIAVSNLDEAVKLYKDVLGLELHGVEVVEEQKVKVAFLPVGDTEVELLESTSPEGPIAKFIEAKGQGIQHIAFRVDDIEAALEEMKAKGMRLIDEKPRYGAGGARIAFLHPKSTSGVLIELCERK, translated from the coding sequence GTGTTAAACAAGGTAGACCATATAGGCATAGCAGTCAGCAATCTTGATGAAGCGGTAAAGCTTTATAAGGATGTTCTGGGCCTGGAGCTCCACGGAGTTGAAGTGGTTGAGGAGCAAAAAGTAAAAGTGGCATTCCTACCGGTAGGGGATACTGAGGTAGAGCTATTGGAATCGACATCTCCAGAGGGACCAATCGCTAAGTTTATTGAAGCTAAAGGCCAGGGAATTCAGCACATAGCCTTTAGAGTAGATGACATAGAGGCAGCATTGGAAGAGATGAAAGCAAAAGGCATGAGGCTCATTGATGAAAAGCCAAGGTATGGAGCCGGTGGTGCGAGAATAGCATTCCTTCATCCCAAAAGCACTAGCGGTGTTTTGATAGAACTTTGTGAAAGAAAGTAA
- a CDS encoding OadG family protein — MANSSNNFLATLFGKGKEKKEGTEAAQVQKSEPVEAAIPQENNNGAAEDNELIAVITAALISCLGGRSNIVVRNIKRVDDQTPVWGKISRTEQMANRF; from the coding sequence ATGGCTAATTCTAGCAACAACTTTCTAGCAACCCTTTTTGGAAAGGGTAAAGAGAAGAAAGAAGGCACAGAGGCGGCTCAGGTTCAAAAATCAGAACCAGTTGAGGCTGCAATACCGCAGGAAAACAACAATGGAGCTGCCGAGGATAACGAACTTATTGCAGTGATAACAGCAGCGCTGATATCATGTCTGGGCGGCAGAAGCAACATAGTAGTGCGAAATATCAAGCGTGTTGACGACCAGACTCCTGTCTGGGGCAAGATCAGCAGAACGGAACAGATGGCTAACAGGTTCTAA